Proteins co-encoded in one Ziziphus jujuba cultivar Dongzao chromosome 9, ASM3175591v1 genomic window:
- the LOC125424317 gene encoding uncharacterized protein LOC125424317, with product MIPGWIVEHQKSTYLVYRWRTEKALDWGPGGGPDLIIDDGGDATFLIHEGITAHPQSRHEVVQPRGSKSVALFSSSRPRLRRFGPDRLLRSWTPFMGHLRSHWRRMGALEQKEMVFSMGSLSRMIKVVLDIFVYIIILYYIIYDKKIKRTLYMFPGN from the exons gtataccgGTGGCGTACCGAAAAGGCCCTTGATTGGGGCCCAGGTGGTGGACCCGATTTGATTATCGATGATGGTGGTGATGCTACTTTTCTTATCCATGAGGGGATTACGGCGCATCCTCAATCACGACACGAAGTCGTGCAACCGCGTGGCAGCAAATCAGTGGCCCTATTCAGTTCCAGCAGACCGCGCTTACGAAGATTTGGACCAGATCGGCTTTTGAGAAGCTGGACTCCATTTATGGGTCATTTGAGAAGCCATTGGAGAAGAATGG GGGCTTTGGAACAGAAGGAAATGGTATTTAGCATGGGGAGTTTGTCAAGGATGATAAAGGTTGTGTTAGATATTTTTGTctacattattatattatattatattatttacgacaaaaaaataaaaaggactcTGTATATGTTTCCTGGAAACTAA